In Rhineura floridana isolate rRhiFlo1 chromosome 1, rRhiFlo1.hap2, whole genome shotgun sequence, the following proteins share a genomic window:
- the SHLD3 gene encoding shieldin complex subunit 3: MEVVLHYRAWQRDPTALQKITEEALKEFPVRKLPSFISWFPNDLCKLPLKPKRKSPVISAEEVEQVKRHFAALETLCSSPSYDCTEGLEEFHPDIKAGESLQAELEKNDVSNLGKQSANCKQKLRRSWSVSVPNSKLKNKILPLSRELQSTLEKLKLHAFYRAQWIIEPSTINNQTLEDVWVKINTMIKHKELPSCNAMIQRCEGQISVFCDILYCEHVANNLREKLNLKGKINLFVHKYGIIHSL; this comes from the coding sequence ATGGAGGTTGTTCTGCACTATCGAGCATGGCAAAGGGATCCCACAGCATTGCAAAAAATCACAGAAGAAGCACTGAAGGAATTTCCTGTTCGGAAGCTTCCTAGCTTCATATCCTGGTTTCCAAATGACTTGTGCAAACTTCCCCTCAAGCCTAAAAGAAAGTCTCCAGTTATTTCTGCTGAAGAAGTAGAACAAGTGAAGCGACATTTTGCAGCCCTAGAAACTCTTTGCAGCTCCCCATCTTATGACTGTACTGAAGGACTTGAGGAATTTCATCCTGATATAAAAGCTGGAGAGTCTTTACAAGCCGAGCTTGAAAAAAATGATGTGAGCAATTTGGGAAAGCAATCAGCAAATTGCAAACAGAAGCTGAGGAGGTCTTGGAGTGTATCTGTTCCCAACTCTAAGCTCAAAAACAAGATTCTCCCTTTATCTAGAGAACTGCAGAGCACTTTAGAAAAATTAAAGCTACATGCATTCTATAGAGCACAGTGGATAATTGAACCATCTACTATTAATAATCAAACATTGGAGGACGTTTGGGTAAAGATCAACACAATGATCAAACACAAGGAACTTCCATCTTGTAATGCTATGATCCAGAGATGTGAGGGGCAGATTTCAGTTTTCTGTGACATACTGTACTGTGAACATGTTGCCAACAACCTTAGAGAAAAATTAAATCTTAAGGGGAAAATAAATTTATTTGTGCACAAATATGGAATCATACACAGTTTGTAA